The Desulfococcus multivorans DNA window AACAGACAGGACTGAGAATCATTGGGAACCGATATCACCAGCCACAAGCTCCAAATCCGGAATCTTCGTCTAACGGATTACGACAATATCCGCGACATCATGAAAGCGGCTTATGCCGGCATGGGCGGGGCATGGCAGGCGCACGAATATAAGACGATCCTCTCTCTTTTCCCCGAGGGGCAGATCTGCATCGAGGACAAGGGCAGGGTGGTGGCGGCTGCGCTCACGCTGATCATCGACTACGCCGGTCTCGAGGACGACCATTCTTACGAGGATATCGTGTCCGACGGCAGCTTCAAAGGGCATGACCCGAAGGGGGATTATCTTTACGGCATAGACCTTTTCGTCCATAACGATTATCGCGGCATGCGTCTGGGTCGACGACTCTATGACGCGAGAAAGGAGCTCTGCGAAAAGCTCAACCTGAAGGGAATTATCATTGGGGGCCGTATACCGGGCTATGCCAAATACCACCGGGAGATGAGTCCGGTCACCTACATCGAGAAGGTGCGAAGCCGTGAGATCGTCGATCCGGTGCTGACCTTTCAGCTCGCCAACGAGTTCCACCCGAAACGGGTGATCCGCAACTATATTCCCGAAGACAATTCCTCCCGCAGCCACGCGGTGTTTCTCGAGTGGAACAACATCTTTTACGAGAGCCGGAAAAAGATCGTGTGGGGACGGAAATCCAACGTCCGGATCGGTGTCGTTCAATGGAAAATGCGGGCGTTCAAATCCTTCGAAGAACTCCTGCAGCAGGTGGAATTCTTCATCGATACGGTGTCCGGTTACAACGCCGACCTGATCCTGTTCCCGGAGCTCTTCAACGCACCGCTTCTGGGGCATTACAGCCAGGACGATCCGCCGACGGCCATGCGCGCTCTGGCCGAACATACCGAGCGGCTGCGGGACGAGATTCTCCAGATGGCGGTCGCATACAACATCAACATTGTCGCGGGAAGCCTCCCCGAATACGTCGGTGAAACACTCCACAACGTCTCGTTTCTCTGCCGGCGCGACGGGACATGGGATGCCCAATACAAGCTCCACATTACCCCCGATGAAGCCGAATATTGGGGACTCAAAGGCGGCGACGCCCTGAAGGTTTTCGACACCGACATCGGCAAAATCGGCATCCTGATCTGCTATGACGCTGAATTCCCCGAATTGTCCAGGCTGCTGGCCGACAGGGGCATGCAGATTCTTCTCGTTCCGTTCTGGACCGACACCAAAAACGGTTACCTCAGGATCCGTCGCTGCGCCCAGGCCCGGGCCATCGAAAACGAATGCTATGTCGCCATTTCGGGAAGCGTGGGAAATCTGCCCAAGATCGAAAACATGGATATTCAGTATTCCCAATCCGCCATTTTCACACCGTCGGATTTCGCGTTTCCCCACGATGCCGTCGCCGCGGAGGCCACCCCCAACACCGAGATGACCCTTGTGACCGATCTGGATCTGGATCTGCTGAAAGAGCTGCGGAAACACGGCAGCGTCAGAAATCTGGACAGCCGAAGGAAGGAACTCTATTCCGTGAGGTGGCTGAAATAACATCGGCAGCCGGGCACCAGGGGATTTTCCACCTTTTGGGGCAGATACGCCTGAAGATAAGAAGGGCGTGACATTATGGGTTCGCGTCCTATTTTTATTTTTCAACTTTCAACTTTCGACTTTCATGATGGTAACCGGCACCGGCCTATGAAAGTCGAAAGTTGAGTTATTTCTTGAGGGCAATATCAGCATAAATCCCGCCGGCGCTGAAACGCCGGCGGCATTCCGATCCTCGATATCCACAGGGTCGGCAAGAGGAGATAGAGATTTGGAAAGCACATCATCACACAACATCGTTCGCTGCAAATCCGGAAATACCCTGATCGCCGAAACGCAAATGCTCATCAGCGAGGAGCCCCTGTCCATCCGGGTCGAGAACACCCCATACGCCGTGGTGATGCGCACACCGGGGGATGAACGCTTTCTGGCGGCAGGGTTCTGTCTTGCCGAGGGATTGGTGGATCGGGTCGAGGATTTTGCCGCTATCGGATACTGCGAGCAGATGGACCCCAACGTTATCGCCGTGACCCTCACCCCCCAGCGGCGGGAAAAGGTCTCCGACCTCCTGGCGCGACGCGGTTATATCAGCCAGACCAGTTGCGGCATCTGTGGGAAGGAGTTGGTGAAGGATCTCATTCAGAACATGGTTCCCAGCACCGATACGACCCGGATCGATCTGGCGGCGCTTCTTGAACGGATCAACGACGATCGGATGCAGGACTACCAGGATCTCTATCGAAAAACCAACAGCGCCCACGGCGCGGTGCTCTTCAGTCGGGACTTGGCGGTCATGGGCCTGGGCGAGGACGTGGGACGCCACAACGCCCTGGACAAAGCCATCGGTCAGGCCCTCCTGGAAAACCGATTGCCGCAGACGGTCGCGGCCGTACTTTCTTCCCGGGTCAGCTATGAACTCGTCCAGAAATGTGCCCGGGCCGGCATCGGCACCATCGTCAGCATGTCGCGGCCCACGGCCCTTGCCGTCGACCTCGGCGGCAGGATGAACATGACGCTCGCCTGCATCAGCAAGGAGGGGGATCTTCTGATCTTCAGCGGTCGGGAACGGCTGGTCGAATCCGGCTGACGTGCCGCCTCACGACCGAAGCCATGCCCGGCTATTTCCGGATGAGCCGGGCAACGGATTCGATATGAAAGGTGTGGGGAAACATGTCCACCGGCTGAACCTCCGCGATGTCGTAATGTTCGCTCATAACGGTCAGGTCCCGGGCCAGGGTCGCGGGGTTGCAGGAGACGTAAACGACCTTCCGGGGAGCAAGCTCGATCACCTGTCGAACCACGTCCTTGTGCATTCCGACGCGGGGTGGATCGATGACCATCACCTCGGGGGAAACGGCAATACCCGACAGCATGTCCCGGATATCCCCGGCCATAAACCGGCAGTTCCGGATCCCGTTGATGCGGCAATTCCGCCGGGCATCGGCAACCGCGCTCTCGACGATTTCGATTCCCGTGACCGACCGGGCGGCATCCGACAGGGTGATGCCGATGGTTCCGGTGCCGCAATAGAGGTCCAGGACCGTTTCGTCACCGGAGAGCCCGGCGTAATCCTTGACGACCGCATAGAGGCTTTCTGCGCCGCGGGTGTTGGTTTGAAAAAAGGAATTGGCGGAAATCTCAAATTCGAAGGCGCCGATGCGATCCCGGATGGCAGTGCCGCCCAGAAGGGGGGCTTCGGACTCGCCCACCGCGATTCCGGCCCGGCGGGCCGTGATGTTGTTGACAATGGATACGATCGCGGGATAGTCGGCCATGAGGCGCTCTGCAAGGGGATAGACCACGTCGCGTCGCTCCTCGGCGGTAATGATGTTGACCATCCACTGATCCCGGGCTGCGGAGTGCCTGAGCATCAGGAATCGCCAGAAGCCCTCGTGGGATTTCAACCCGTAGACCGGCATTTCCGACGCCCTGATGAAGGTGCGCACCGCATCGAGAATGTCGTTGCCCAGGCGGGGCTGAATCAGGCATTCGCTGATATCCAGCACCTTGTGAAAGGTTCCCGGCACATGCAGGCCGACGGCAAAACCCGTATCGATGTCCGTTTGCCCCAGCTCGTCGGGAAGCAGCCAACGCCGGTCGGCGCAGGAAAATTCCATCTTGTTCCGATATTCGTACATCACGGGGGAGGGAAGAGTGGGATGGACGGGAACGTCTTTGATGAGGCCGATGTGTTCAATGGCCTCCGACACGTGCCGGCGCTTGTATTCAAGCTGCATCTCATAATCTATGAACTGCCATCTGCAACCGCCGCAGAACCCGCTGTAGCGACAGGGCGCCTTGCGACGATGGGGTGAGGGCGAGAGGATTTCGATGAGGCGCGCCTCTGCGTAACGTTTCTTTTTTCGGAAGATCCGGGCCCTGACCCGATCCAGCGGAACCGTCCCATCCACGAACACCGCGAATCCATCCACCTTGGCCAACCCCATCCCCCCAAAGGCGATGTCCGTGATCTCCAGTTCAAGCTCCTGCCGATTTTTGACGTCCATCTCCGTCCTCCGAAATTTTGAATCTTGTCCGCTATAGCGAAATACAGTATAAAGCAGGGGTTTTTATCCTACCCATTATGGAAAATCAAGGAGGGTTTTGTTAATGTCGGAAACGGAATCAATCATCAGCACGACTCAGGATATTTCCTTTAACAGCGGGGATTTTCAGCTCAAGGGAACCCTCCACCTGCCGCCAAACAGCGCATTGCCGCCGGTCGTCATCGGATCCCACGGCCTTTTCAGCACGGGTGATTCTCCAAAACAGATCGCCCTGGCCGAAAAATGCCTCGAGTTCGGCATCGCTTACTTCCGTTTTGACCACAGGGGATGCGGCGGGAGCGATGGCGTCTTTGGAGAGGTCACCGCTTTTGAAAACCGTCGCAGGGATTTGTTGAGCGCCATATCCGCCGTTCGGGCAACGGAGAAGACGGGGGATGTCACGGGACTCTTCGGCAGCAGCCTGGGCGGCGCCGTTGTGCTTTCCGTTGCACTCGAAGCCGATGTTGCCGCCGTGGTCACTTACGCCGCTCCTTTGGACGGAAATCGGATCGTTCAGCACCTGAAGAACGGGAAGGGGGCGCCCCACAACCATCCGAAGATCGATCCCGAAGCGCTCCGTTTCGATATTTCCGACAGGATCGACGGCATCCACCACATCCTCATCGTGCACGGCGATTCAGACAGGATCATCTCCTCCTCCGAGGCACACCGGATCTATCAGAAAGCAAGGATGCCCAAGCGGCTGATCATGCTGAGAAACGGAGACCACCCCATGAGCCTGCCCGAAAATCAGGAAAAATTCGTTCGGGAAGCGGCGTTGTGGTTCAAGTCCGCAATGAAATAGGTCGAGCATCCGGGAAAACGATCGAAGCAGGGAAGACCGGCTTCCCTGCCTGAATGACGGCTAACCGGCGGCCGGCTCGTTCGGCTTGATTCTGATCTCCACCCTTCGGTTCATCTGACGCCCCTCGGGAGTGGCGTTCGTGGCCACGGGCATCGTCTCGCCATACCCCATGGCGGTGACGCGATCGGCCGAAACCCCGCGCTGGAGCAGGAGATTCCTCACCGCTTCCGCGCGTCGCTCGGAAAGCCTCTGATTATATTCCGCGGCGCCCGTGCTGTCCGTATGCCCCTGGACAAAAATCTGGGTTTCGGGGTACTGGACCATCACCTGAGCGATGCGGTCTATTTCATTGTAAAGGCCGGGTCTTACGACGGTTGAATCGGTGTCGAAGGTCACGTCGCCCTTCAGGGTGACGGCCAGAAGATTCCCTTCCCGGGAGACCTGGGCCGCATGGGACTGCGACAGCGCCTGGTTCAGATCGGCTTCCTGTCGGTCCATATACTTGCCGGCGCCAAGACCGGTAAGGCCGCCGACAGCGGCGCCTACCGCCGCCCCGATCAGGGTGCCCTTGGTGTCCTTACCGATCAGTTGTCCGGCCAGCGCGCCGGCCGCGGCCCCCCCTGTCGTCCCGTAAAGGGCGCCCTTTCCGGTTTTTGTCTGGGGCCCGGCACAGCCTGTCATTACCAAGGCTGCGGCAATCACCACTGTCAGTATCCGTTTCATTCTCCATTACCCCTTTCATTTTTTTTCTGATCAATATTGTCGGGTTCTCCTGCTTTGCGTGATCCCATCGATCCGCCCTCTGCCGCCGGGATAAACCCGTTACGCGTCATATCCTATAGGTCATCATGATCGTCGTGTCAACGTCGCTGTCTGAAATCGGAAAGACTGCCCCCGACCCCGGCAACGCCGTCCGTGAAACACCTCGGAATCCACTTGCGCCGCCGGCTTTCAATCCGTATATTGTGAACCATGATGCCCGCTTGTCAAGCTGTCGGCCGCTCTTTTTCGAGGCGCAGCCCTTGACGGAAACCTTGTCGGAAAGGAATTGACTCCATTGGAAAAACATGACGTTACGACATTCGCGCCTTACCCTTTTCGCATCGGACAGAAGATTCACATCCAGGAAGGTCCCAGGAGAGGGGACTGGGAGGTCGTCGGCGTGACCGACCATAAACTGACCCTGAGATGTCCTATAAGCCGCCGTGAATTCACCTGGAGCCGTTTCTGCTACTTCGTGGAAGAGCACAAAGGGGTGGAATGGCCGCAAAAGGACTGATCCGAAAAATTGCGGGCGCTCAGTTCGACATGAAGCGGCTCGTCCCGATGCTTCTGTTCGCCGTCCTGGCGACGGGTTGCGGCGCAACAGGGACCGGAAGTGCCGGCGGCGGGTATTCAGCCTCGCCCTTCAGCGGGATGCTTGCCTTTTATCGGGGCCCCCTGGACCATCTCTCCGCCGTTCGCAGAGGAACCTGTCCCATGACGCCCTCCTGTTCCGAGTACGCGCGTGAAGCGGTGGCGCGACATGGGGAGCTGAGGGGGTGGATCATGGCCTGCGATCGACTCATGCGCTGCGGCCGGGATGAGATCCACAGGGCCCCCAAGGTGAAAGTCAACGGGGAGTGGCGATACTACGACCCGGTGGATCGGAATGATTTCCGGCGGGCCTCTGCCGCTTCAAGGCCGGAAGCCGTCGAAACCGGTCGATGACCGTGGACCGCGCACAATACCGTCGTGTCAGGACGCGGACCGCCGATGTCGGGCGATCCATCGCCCGCCGATGATCGACAGGAAAAATCCCGCACCGTTGACAAGAATGATGGTTGCGCCTGAAGTCAGATCGTATCGGAAGGATATCCAGAGGCCCGCCACCGTGAAGACACAGCTGATGAGACACGATATCAGCATCATACCTGCCAGGGAATCTGAAAATTTTTCGGCGATATAGGGGGGAATGGTCAGCATGGCGATGACGAGGATGAGACCGACCACCTGGATGACCATCACCACACATACCGAAATCATGCCCAGAAGCAGAAAATAGAGTCCCGCCACCGGAACGCCCCGCAGCCTGGCAAACTCGCCGTCATAAGACATCGCCAACAGGGCATTGTAGAAAAAAGCGACAAGTCCGGCCACCATGACCGTCATGAGGCCCATGATCCATAGATCCGACGTGGGAACTGTAAGAATGCTCCCGAAAAGATAGCTCATGAGATCGACGTTGTAGCCGGGGGTAAGATCGAGCAGAATCACCCCGATCGCCATACCTACCGCCCAGATCACCCCGATAACGGTATC harbors:
- the fdhD gene encoding formate dehydrogenase accessory sulfurtransferase FdhD yields the protein MESTSSHNIVRCKSGNTLIAETQMLISEEPLSIRVENTPYAVVMRTPGDERFLAAGFCLAEGLVDRVEDFAAIGYCEQMDPNVIAVTLTPQRREKVSDLLARRGYISQTSCGICGKELVKDLIQNMVPSTDTTRIDLAALLERINDDRMQDYQDLYRKTNSAHGAVLFSRDLAVMGLGEDVGRHNALDKAIGQALLENRLPQTVAAVLSSRVSYELVQKCARAGIGTIVSMSRPTALAVDLGGRMNMTLACISKEGDLLIFSGRERLVESG
- a CDS encoding metal ABC transporter permease; the protein is MWEALQFEFLRNALLAGLLAGVTCGMIGTLVVVNRIVFLAGGIAHAAYGGIGLAFFLGLPYMLGTFGFSLGVAMFMAAMTVRSRHRSDTVIGVIWAVGMAIGVILLDLTPGYNVDLMSYLFGSILTVPTSDLWIMGLMTVMVAGLVAFFYNALLAMSYDGEFARLRGVPVAGLYFLLLGMISVCVVMVIQVVGLILVIAMLTIPPYIAEKFSDSLAGMMLISCLISCVFTVAGLWISFRYDLTSGATIILVNGAGFFLSIIGGRWIARHRRSAS
- a CDS encoding alpha/beta hydrolase encodes the protein MSETESIISTTQDISFNSGDFQLKGTLHLPPNSALPPVVIGSHGLFSTGDSPKQIALAEKCLEFGIAYFRFDHRGCGGSDGVFGEVTAFENRRRDLLSAISAVRATEKTGDVTGLFGSSLGGAVVLSVALEADVAAVVTYAAPLDGNRIVQHLKNGKGAPHNHPKIDPEALRFDISDRIDGIHHILIVHGDSDRIISSSEAHRIYQKARMPKRLIMLRNGDHPMSLPENQEKFVREAALWFKSAMK
- the rlmD gene encoding 23S rRNA (uracil(1939)-C(5))-methyltransferase RlmD codes for the protein MDVKNRQELELEITDIAFGGMGLAKVDGFAVFVDGTVPLDRVRARIFRKKKRYAEARLIEILSPSPHRRKAPCRYSGFCGGCRWQFIDYEMQLEYKRRHVSEAIEHIGLIKDVPVHPTLPSPVMYEYRNKMEFSCADRRWLLPDELGQTDIDTGFAVGLHVPGTFHKVLDISECLIQPRLGNDILDAVRTFIRASEMPVYGLKSHEGFWRFLMLRHSAARDQWMVNIITAEERRDVVYPLAERLMADYPAIVSIVNNITARRAGIAVGESEAPLLGGTAIRDRIGAFEFEISANSFFQTNTRGAESLYAVVKDYAGLSGDETVLDLYCGTGTIGITLSDAARSVTGIEIVESAVADARRNCRINGIRNCRFMAGDIRDMLSGIAVSPEVMVIDPPRVGMHKDVVRQVIELAPRKVVYVSCNPATLARDLTVMSEHYDIAEVQPVDMFPHTFHIESVARLIRK
- a CDS encoding OmpA family protein — translated: MKRILTVVIAAALVMTGCAGPQTKTGKGALYGTTGGAAAGALAGQLIGKDTKGTLIGAAVGAAVGGLTGLGAGKYMDRQEADLNQALSQSHAAQVSREGNLLAVTLKGDVTFDTDSTVVRPGLYNEIDRIAQVMVQYPETQIFVQGHTDSTGAAEYNQRLSERRAEAVRNLLLQRGVSADRVTAMGYGETMPVATNATPEGRQMNRRVEIRIKPNEPAAG
- a CDS encoding carbon-nitrogen hydrolase family protein; translated protein: MGTDITSHKLQIRNLRLTDYDNIRDIMKAAYAGMGGAWQAHEYKTILSLFPEGQICIEDKGRVVAAALTLIIDYAGLEDDHSYEDIVSDGSFKGHDPKGDYLYGIDLFVHNDYRGMRLGRRLYDARKELCEKLNLKGIIIGGRIPGYAKYHREMSPVTYIEKVRSREIVDPVLTFQLANEFHPKRVIRNYIPEDNSSRSHAVFLEWNNIFYESRKKIVWGRKSNVRIGVVQWKMRAFKSFEELLQQVEFFIDTVSGYNADLILFPELFNAPLLGHYSQDDPPTAMRALAEHTERLRDEILQMAVAYNINIVAGSLPEYVGETLHNVSFLCRRDGTWDAQYKLHITPDEAEYWGLKGGDALKVFDTDIGKIGILICYDAEFPELSRLLADRGMQILLVPFWTDTKNGYLRIRRCAQARAIENECYVAISGSVGNLPKIENMDIQYSQSAIFTPSDFAFPHDAVAAEATPNTEMTLVTDLDLDLLKELRKHGSVRNLDSRRKELYSVRWLK
- the yidD gene encoding membrane protein insertion efficiency factor YidD, which gives rise to MAAKGLIRKIAGAQFDMKRLVPMLLFAVLATGCGATGTGSAGGGYSASPFSGMLAFYRGPLDHLSAVRRGTCPMTPSCSEYAREAVARHGELRGWIMACDRLMRCGRDEIHRAPKVKVNGEWRYYDPVDRNDFRRASAASRPEAVETGR